From Streptomyces griseorubiginosus, one genomic window encodes:
- a CDS encoding DUF6213 family protein encodes MNREVTLPLIVDDRGTLQVAAADVSKLLRSLGGRWLHLVEAGADGLDEDTVAALTIELAKLADRIDVACIAHSSGGAP; translated from the coding sequence GTGAACCGCGAAGTGACTCTGCCTCTGATCGTCGATGACCGCGGGACCTTGCAGGTGGCTGCCGCCGACGTGAGCAAGCTGCTCCGCAGTCTTGGCGGGCGGTGGCTGCACTTGGTCGAGGCCGGGGCCGACGGGTTGGACGAGGATACGGTGGCCGCGCTGACGATCGAGCTGGCGAAGCTGGCGGATCGGATCGATGTGGCGTGCATTGCGCACAGTAGCGGTGGGGCGCCGTAG